The Candidatus Cloacimonadota bacterium genome has a window encoding:
- a CDS encoding helix-turn-helix domain-containing protein produces MDDRWLSVDEISVYLGVTKDTVYKWLSEKKLPAHKVGRLWKFKKEDVDTWV; encoded by the coding sequence ATGGATGACAGATGGCTTTCAGTTGATGAGATAAGTGTTTATCTTGGGGTAACCAAGGATACGGTCTATAAATGGCTTAGCGAAAAGAAGCTTCCCGCTCATAAAGTTGGGAGACTTTGGAAGTTTAAAAAAGAAGATGTAGATACATGGGT